A single region of the Candidatus Hydrogenedentota bacterium genome encodes:
- a CDS encoding ABC transporter permease: protein MDSRLAGRYSTSPLAPARLKRTIILGFKSLWLHRLRSLLTVLGIVFGVCSVIAMLAVGEGASFEAQEQIRRLGSNNIILKSVKPPDTGSTSSEQSYVIEYGLTYNDLERIRGTIPGVSVIVPNRVIRKRVWNATNRADAEVVGTVPWFPEMRRLNILEGRFFSDLEMETKKNVCVLSASVAPALFPFENPIGGRVRIDSDYYQVIGVTDVESTRPGLAKNEGSRAADSSSTDRIYIPLKTARARFGEVLRTRSSGSFNNEKVELHEATIQVHDQNDVEETALIIGDILGRYHKKKDFEIEVPLELLRSAEETARTFNILLGSIAAISLLVGGIGIMNIMLASVTERTREIGIRRALGAKHRDIITQFLIETVLLSATGGALGVLFGVTLPIAIGFFTDMRTIVTPDGPILAFSISAIVGIIFGIYPAVRAATMDPVEALRHE from the coding sequence ATGGATAGCCGCCTCGCCGGACGATACAGCACCAGCCCGCTGGCGCCCGCGCGGCTCAAGCGCACCATTATCCTTGGCTTCAAGAGCCTGTGGCTGCACCGCTTGCGCTCGCTGCTCACCGTGCTGGGCATCGTGTTCGGCGTCTGCTCGGTGATTGCGATGCTCGCCGTCGGCGAAGGGGCCAGCTTCGAGGCCCAGGAGCAGATCCGGCGTCTCGGCAGCAACAACATCATCTTGAAGAGCGTCAAGCCGCCGGATACCGGAAGCACCAGCTCCGAGCAGAGCTACGTCATCGAGTACGGGCTCACCTACAATGATCTCGAGCGGATTCGCGGCACCATACCCGGCGTTTCCGTTATCGTGCCCAATCGCGTGATACGCAAGCGGGTGTGGAATGCGACGAACCGCGCCGATGCCGAGGTCGTCGGGACCGTCCCCTGGTTCCCCGAGATGCGCCGCCTGAACATACTGGAGGGCCGCTTCTTCTCGGATCTGGAAATGGAGACCAAAAAGAACGTGTGCGTCCTGAGCGCGTCCGTCGCGCCAGCGCTCTTCCCGTTCGAAAACCCGATTGGCGGCCGCGTCCGCATCGACAGTGATTACTACCAGGTAATCGGGGTCACGGACGTCGAATCGACCCGCCCCGGGCTCGCCAAGAACGAGGGAAGCCGCGCGGCGGATTCCAGCAGCACCGACCGCATCTATATTCCGCTCAAGACCGCCCGCGCGCGCTTTGGCGAGGTGCTCCGCACCCGGAGCAGCGGCAGCTTCAACAATGAAAAGGTTGAGCTGCACGAGGCCACAATCCAGGTCCACGATCAGAACGACGTGGAGGAGACCGCGCTCATCATTGGGGACATCCTCGGGCGGTATCACAAGAAAAAGGATTTCGAAATCGAGGTGCCGCTCGAATTGCTTCGTTCCGCGGAGGAGACGGCCCGAACCTTCAACATCCTGCTCGGGTCTATCGCCGCGATCTCGCTGCTGGTGGGCGGCATCGGCATCATGAACATCATGCTCGCGAGCGTGACCGAACGCACGCGGGAAATCGGCATCCGGCGCGCGCTCGGCGCAAAACACCGCGACATCATCACCCAGTTCCTGATAGAAACCGTCCTGCTTTCCGCCACCGGCGGCGCGCTCGGCGTGCTGTTTGGCGTGACCCTCCCGATTGCTATCGGCTTTTTTACCGATATGCGCACCATCGTGACCCCGGACGGCCCGATCCTGGCCTTCAGCATATCCGCAATTGTCGGCATCATCTTCGGCATCTACCCGGCCGTCCGCGCGGCCACGATGGACCCCGTGGAGGCGCTGCGTCACGAGTAG
- the nhaC gene encoding Na+/H+ antiporter NhaC — protein sequence MQAPTKTPSLPLSLAPLAVLVTLLAINVAVFGDSATLGPNQIALLAAALFCGLIGRTVLRIPYASLERGALHSIGLSMQANLILLCVGGLIGLWILAGIVPTLVYYAITLIRPSLFPLAACLSCSLVSVAIGSSWSTMGTLGVALMAAGQALGYPLPVVAGAVISGAYFGDKLSPLSDTTNLAPAVSGTDLFTHVRHLLYSTVPAYALALIGFAIAGAWYGGDAREADQIRGALDVIEASFHIGPHTLIAPAAVLALIVLRMPALPSLIAGLFLGAGEALLFQRHLLFPDSDAGLSQAYATLLNTAVSGFQSATGDPMIDDLFNKGGMASMLNTIFLILMAMVFGGVMEATGMLHALASGILRLVRGAGSLIAATIGTCMLFNITASEQYLSILVPGRMFRESYAARGLAPQNLSRALEDGGTVTSVLVPWNTCGAFAATVLGVGAWAYLPWCFFNLLCPVVGIALALMNLTIRRVEDGGDETGADA from the coding sequence ATGCAAGCCCCCACGAAGACGCCTTCCCTTCCGCTCTCCCTGGCGCCGCTCGCGGTGCTGGTGACGCTCCTGGCTATCAACGTCGCCGTGTTTGGCGATAGCGCGACGCTGGGTCCAAACCAGATCGCCCTGCTGGCGGCGGCGCTTTTCTGCGGGCTGATCGGGCGCACGGTGCTGCGGATTCCCTACGCGTCCCTCGAGCGCGGCGCGCTCCACTCCATTGGACTTTCCATGCAGGCCAATCTGATCCTGCTTTGCGTGGGCGGGCTGATCGGGCTGTGGATCCTGGCGGGTATCGTGCCGACGCTCGTGTATTACGCGATCACGCTGATCCGGCCGTCGCTCTTTCCGCTGGCGGCCTGCCTGTCGTGTTCGCTGGTCTCGGTCGCCATCGGAAGCAGCTGGTCCACCATGGGCACGCTGGGCGTCGCCCTGATGGCCGCGGGCCAGGCCCTGGGCTACCCCCTCCCCGTGGTCGCGGGCGCGGTGATCTCCGGCGCCTATTTCGGCGACAAGCTCTCCCCGCTTTCCGACACGACGAATCTGGCGCCCGCAGTTTCCGGCACTGACTTGTTCACCCATGTGCGGCATCTGCTCTACAGCACGGTACCGGCGTACGCACTCGCCCTGATCGGTTTTGCGATTGCCGGAGCCTGGTATGGCGGCGATGCGCGCGAAGCGGACCAGATACGCGGTGCGTTGGACGTGATCGAGGCATCGTTTCACATTGGCCCACACACCTTGATCGCGCCCGCCGCCGTGCTGGCGCTGATCGTGCTGAGAATGCCCGCGCTCCCATCGCTGATCGCCGGATTGTTCCTCGGCGCGGGCGAAGCCTTGCTGTTCCAGCGACACCTCCTGTTCCCGGATAGCGATGCCGGCCTTTCCCAGGCCTACGCCACGCTGCTCAACACCGCCGTATCCGGATTCCAGAGCGCCACGGGCGACCCCATGATCGATGATCTGTTCAATAAGGGCGGCATGGCGAGCATGCTCAACACCATCTTCCTCATCCTGATGGCCATGGTCTTCGGCGGCGTGATGGAGGCGACGGGGATGCTGCACGCGCTGGCCTCGGGCATACTGCGGCTGGTGCGCGGGGCCGGGAGCCTGATCGCCGCGACCATCGGCACGTGCATGCTGTTCAATATCACCGCCTCGGAGCAGTATCTCTCCATCCTGGTGCCGGGCCGGATGTTTCGCGAGAGCTACGCGGCGCGCGGGCTCGCGCCGCAGAATCTCTCCCGGGCGCTTGAGGATGGCGGCACGGTCACCTCGGTGCTCGTACCGTGGAATACCTGCGGCGCCTTCGCGGCCACGGTGTTGGGCGTCGGCGCCTGGGCCTACCTGCCCTGGTGCTTCTTCAACCTGCTCTGCCCCGTGGTGGGGATCGCGCTGGCGTTGATGAACCTGACGATCCGGCGTGTGGAGGACGGCGGTGACGAGACTGGTGCGGACGCCTGA
- a CDS encoding DUF4838 domain-containing protein, whose translation MAKRIGGPWRGLALAVAMAVCATAFADVPVVRDGTPAVYFDLRAGGDADLAAAVEDARGAVDRATGATLPTEPAPGLISLVIGVAGETDELPFAHPSLDRESCYIRVTRDAIWLIGGSPLGARHGLYTLLHDLGFRWIMPGPLGECLPAGDSLFLEQGERVVAPDFRYRKIATGSGSPEAAEHLRLWEWRNRLHAPPVLHGHNLTATMARVAPYSERPDLYALLEGERKATQICTSNPEAVTLVIQSVSEYLDAHPEVESYSLCPDDNFYFCACEHCRALDPGHRDRGGMTSVSDRYQVFLNHVLEGLADRHPNVLITTYAYNPNHTDPPRVTSVRPNTAVFCAPNVFCSIHGIGDTVCASQQDLRALLRAWRALTEHLYLFEYDPEPYCGGLPWPMWRAHAGAYPIYREIGVQGVFLAAQASWASYYLSYYTAAQYLWEADRDPEAFYRETSESFFGPAAGEMRAYYNALEESFRAYPGAALWGMAEYSRYFPIEAVRQAGAMLDEAETITVEPPYHARMAMVRLSHTLLDAYLRIRATDYPDFEAYRADLVRFESALTALEAMGPDLINARFARAKSGIALSERFAREQGFVNQWLLCGPFDNLGMAGHDRIYPPERELDLTATYAGLNEGPVQWRPSTLPDNSAYMRLVDEYDVTDWVCAYAVCWVRNDGPPRAVEFRVGSNDSVKVFLNGDILWDNKVERVASVDEDIIPVTLPTGVSNILVKIGQAGYDWGFFFRIAEPGGNTRPAGLEISDTPPVTRRTTRE comes from the coding sequence ATGGCGAAAAGAATCGGCGGGCCTTGGCGCGGGCTGGCCCTGGCGGTTGCAATGGCGGTTTGCGCAACGGCGTTCGCCGACGTTCCCGTGGTGCGCGATGGGACCCCGGCGGTTTACTTCGACCTGCGCGCGGGCGGTGACGCCGATCTGGCGGCCGCCGTCGAGGATGCGCGGGGCGCGGTGGACCGGGCGACGGGCGCCACGCTCCCGACCGAGCCAGCCCCGGGCCTGATTTCGCTCGTGATTGGCGTGGCCGGAGAGACGGATGAACTCCCCTTCGCGCATCCTTCGCTCGATCGCGAATCGTGTTATATCCGGGTGACCCGGGATGCCATCTGGCTTATCGGCGGGTCGCCGCTCGGCGCGCGCCACGGGCTTTACACGCTGCTCCACGATCTGGGCTTTCGCTGGATCATGCCGGGTCCGCTGGGCGAATGTCTGCCGGCAGGCGATTCTCTCTTCCTGGAACAGGGCGAGCGCGTTGTGGCGCCGGACTTCCGCTACCGGAAGATCGCAACCGGAAGCGGTTCACCGGAGGCCGCCGAACACCTGCGCCTTTGGGAATGGCGGAACCGGCTGCATGCCCCGCCGGTGCTGCACGGGCACAACCTCACGGCCACAATGGCACGCGTGGCGCCGTATTCCGAGCGCCCCGATCTCTATGCGCTGCTGGAGGGGGAACGCAAGGCCACCCAGATCTGCACCTCGAATCCGGAGGCGGTTACGCTGGTGATTCAGTCGGTGTCGGAGTACCTCGATGCGCACCCGGAGGTGGAATCCTATTCGCTCTGCCCGGACGACAATTTCTACTTCTGCGCGTGCGAGCACTGCCGCGCGCTGGATCCGGGCCACCGCGATCGCGGCGGTATGACGAGCGTCTCGGACCGTTACCAGGTATTCCTGAACCACGTGCTGGAGGGGCTCGCCGATCGACATCCAAACGTGCTGATCACCACCTACGCCTATAACCCCAATCACACCGATCCGCCGCGCGTGACGTCCGTGCGCCCGAACACGGCGGTATTCTGCGCGCCGAATGTGTTTTGCTCGATTCACGGCATTGGCGACACGGTTTGCGCGTCCCAGCAGGACCTGCGCGCGCTGTTGCGCGCGTGGCGGGCGCTTACCGAGCATCTCTACCTGTTCGAGTACGACCCGGAGCCTTATTGTGGCGGCTTACCCTGGCCGATGTGGCGGGCGCACGCGGGCGCCTACCCAATCTACCGGGAGATCGGCGTCCAGGGGGTTTTCCTGGCGGCGCAGGCCTCGTGGGCGTCCTATTACCTCTCGTACTACACGGCGGCCCAGTACCTGTGGGAAGCCGACCGGGATCCCGAGGCATTCTACCGGGAGACGAGCGAATCGTTCTTCGGACCCGCCGCTGGGGAAATGCGCGCCTATTACAACGCGCTCGAAGAGTCCTTTCGCGCCTACCCGGGCGCCGCGCTCTGGGGGATGGCGGAGTACTCGCGTTATTTTCCGATCGAAGCCGTGCGCCAGGCGGGCGCAATGCTGGATGAGGCGGAAACGATCACCGTGGAGCCCCCCTACCACGCGCGCATGGCCATGGTGCGGCTCTCCCACACCCTGCTTGACGCCTATCTGCGCATCCGCGCGACGGACTACCCGGATTTCGAGGCATACCGCGCCGATCTTGTGCGGTTCGAATCGGCCCTGACTGCGCTGGAAGCGATGGGGCCCGATCTGATAAACGCGCGATTCGCGCGCGCAAAGTCCGGTATTGCGCTGAGCGAGCGATTCGCGCGGGAACAGGGCTTCGTGAACCAGTGGCTGCTGTGCGGGCCCTTCGACAACCTCGGCATGGCTGGGCACGACCGGATCTATCCGCCGGAGCGCGAGCTCGATCTGACCGCGACCTACGCGGGCCTGAACGAAGGCCCGGTGCAATGGCGACCGAGCACGCTGCCCGACAATTCGGCCTATATGCGCCTCGTGGACGAATACGACGTGACGGATTGGGTGTGCGCGTACGCCGTGTGCTGGGTGCGCAACGACGGCCCGCCCCGCGCGGTGGAGTTCCGCGTCGGCAGCAATGATTCGGTGAAGGTTTTCTTGAACGGCGATATTCTCTGGGACAACAAAGTCGAGCGCGTGGCGTCCGTGGACGAGGACATTATTCCGGTCACCTTGCCAACCGGCGTCTCCAACATCCTGGTCAAGATTGGCCAGGCGGGTTACGACTGGGGCTTCTTCTTCCGGATTGCCGAGCCGGGTGGAAACACGCGCCCGGCGGGGCTTGAGATTTCGGATACGCCGCCGGTCACCCGCCGAACCACGCGCGAATGA
- a CDS encoding mandelate racemase encodes MSKSPRSGNWSRRAFLGAGLAGAAGMLWSEKVFAQPNKPTRIENIEIFPVIYPTVMRFKFFEGPSGTGRPAVLIKITADDGSVGWGESVPVPRWSYETLEGAVTAIERYLKPVITGMNPFDLKGIHQAMNQEIAPSFSTGAPITKAGIDIALHDLIGKAAGLNIAELWGRKPADELVLSWTLNPKTLDDLEPLIAVGRERGFENFNVKVAPDPKFDLEMCRIVKRLVPDGFLWADANGGYDLATALDVAPKLADLGVPVLEQPLPSNRLTGYQELKKQGALPIIMDEGVVSPGDLMEFIKLGCCDGVAMKPARCGGLVSAAQQVEILEDAGLMFLGSGLTDPDVSLAASLILYGAYGLQFPAALNGPQFLGTSIIKKPFTPVGGKVRIPKGPGLGIEVDEDKLAELVAKSNVKV; translated from the coding sequence ATGAGCAAGAGCCCAAGAAGCGGAAACTGGAGCCGCCGCGCCTTCCTCGGCGCGGGTCTGGCCGGCGCGGCCGGCATGCTGTGGAGCGAGAAGGTGTTCGCGCAACCGAATAAGCCAACCCGCATCGAAAATATTGAAATCTTCCCGGTCATCTATCCCACGGTGATGCGCTTCAAGTTCTTCGAAGGCCCTTCGGGAACCGGGCGTCCGGCCGTGCTGATCAAGATTACCGCGGACGACGGCAGCGTGGGCTGGGGCGAAAGCGTGCCCGTGCCGCGCTGGAGTTACGAAACCCTCGAAGGCGCCGTCACGGCCATCGAGCGCTACCTCAAACCGGTCATCACCGGCATGAATCCCTTCGACCTGAAGGGCATTCACCAGGCCATGAACCAGGAGATCGCGCCGTCCTTCTCTACGGGCGCGCCCATCACCAAAGCCGGCATCGACATCGCCCTGCACGATCTCATCGGCAAGGCCGCCGGGCTCAACATCGCCGAGCTCTGGGGCCGCAAGCCCGCGGATGAACTCGTGCTCAGCTGGACCCTGAACCCGAAGACCCTGGACGATCTCGAACCCCTCATCGCCGTTGGCCGCGAGCGCGGTTTTGAGAACTTCAACGTGAAAGTCGCGCCGGACCCCAAGTTTGATCTGGAAATGTGCCGCATCGTCAAGCGTCTCGTGCCCGACGGCTTCCTCTGGGCCGACGCGAACGGCGGCTACGACCTGGCCACCGCCCTGGACGTGGCGCCGAAACTCGCGGACCTGGGCGTGCCCGTGTTGGAGCAGCCCCTGCCCTCGAACCGCCTCACTGGATACCAGGAACTGAAGAAGCAGGGCGCCCTGCCGATTATCATGGATGAGGGCGTGGTCTCACCCGGCGATCTGATGGAATTCATCAAGCTCGGCTGCTGCGACGGTGTGGCCATGAAGCCCGCGCGGTGTGGGGGGCTTGTTTCGGCGGCGCAGCAGGTGGAGATTCTGGAGGACGCCGGTCTCATGTTCCTCGGTAGCGGCCTGACCGATCCCGATGTCTCGCTCGCGGCGTCGCTGATCCTGTACGGCGCCTATGGACTCCAGTTCCCGGCCGCCCTGAATGGCCCGCAGTTCCTGGGAACCAGCATCATCAAGAAGCCGTTCACGCCGGTCGGAGGCAAGGTCCGGATTCCGAAGGGACCCGGCCTCGGCATCGAAGTGGACGAAGATAAACTCGCCGAACTGGTGGCGAAGTCCAACGTGAAAGTCTGA
- a CDS encoding PmoA family protein, whose translation MFVLLCLLQAGNTPGEALRAARGDGRIEVFVGDALFTAYAYSDSQKYPFFWPVNGPVSGKSVTTESTEPYPHHRSLFFGCDKVNGGNYWQEGNDRGQILSQGPKIESASGDRVVITDYCLWRQPGEDAVMADRRKITVSAPSDTLRLIDFEITLEPLTDITIEKTNHSLFSARMTPALSVEAGGTLVNAQGDPGEAGTFGVASPWCDYSGTREGVTEGLAIFQHPENRWYPAKWFTRDYGFFSPTPMYWPEGDAIRLAKGEVLILRYRVAVHAGDAVEAGIGALFAAYAGE comes from the coding sequence ATGTTCGTTCTACTTTGCCTGTTGCAGGCGGGCAATACCCCGGGCGAGGCCCTGCGGGCGGCGCGGGGCGACGGTCGCATTGAGGTGTTTGTCGGCGATGCCCTGTTTACCGCGTACGCCTACTCGGATTCGCAGAAGTACCCGTTTTTCTGGCCCGTGAACGGTCCGGTTTCGGGTAAATCGGTCACCACCGAGTCGACGGAACCGTACCCGCACCACCGGTCCTTGTTTTTCGGTTGCGACAAGGTCAACGGCGGGAACTACTGGCAGGAGGGCAATGATCGCGGGCAAATTCTTTCGCAGGGTCCGAAAATCGAAAGCGCATCGGGCGATCGCGTGGTAATCACGGATTACTGCCTTTGGAGACAGCCCGGAGAGGACGCGGTAATGGCGGATCGCCGCAAGATCACCGTGAGCGCGCCCTCCGATACCCTGCGCCTCATCGATTTCGAGATCACGCTGGAGCCTCTGACCGATATCACCATCGAAAAGACCAACCACTCGCTCTTTTCCGCGCGGATGACGCCGGCGTTGAGCGTGGAAGCCGGCGGTACGCTGGTCAATGCACAGGGAGACCCTGGCGAGGCGGGGACCTTTGGCGTGGCGTCGCCGTGGTGCGACTATTCGGGAACTCGGGAGGGTGTAACCGAAGGGCTGGCGATCTTTCAGCATCCGGAGAACCGATGGTATCCCGCAAAGTGGTTCACGCGGGACTACGGCTTCTTCTCCCCCACGCCGATGTACTGGCCCGAGGGCGACGCCATCCGGCTGGCGAAAGGCGAGGTCCTGATATTGCGCTACCGCGTGGCCGTGCATGCGGGGGACGCCGTGGAGGCCGGAATTGGGGCACTGTTCGCGGCCTACGCCGGGGAGTAG
- a CDS encoding alpha/beta hydrolase: MPLPREPQAISVIGHGGIRLNAWDYGGEGPPLLFAHCTGTFGRIWDPVVAELEDAFRVIAPDTRGQGDSEAPPRREDCRWELSGHDLLAILDHFGISRGIGAVGHSAGGAHVAYAEHLSPGTITRALLIDAVIADPALFQGENGLAVKVARRKNTFDSREAARERLTGKPPMQHWVPEAVEAYLAHAFRTDANGHCHLKCPGTREAWYYEHGGAPDIYEALESLTFEAVLVTGDRSYAAPWIEAQHARLPRSRVEVVPGAGHFIPQEKPAETAALIRAWFGG, from the coding sequence ATGCCCCTGCCCCGCGAACCGCAGGCCATAAGCGTTATTGGCCACGGCGGGATTCGCCTCAACGCCTGGGATTACGGCGGAGAGGGGCCGCCGCTGCTCTTTGCCCACTGCACCGGGACCTTTGGCCGGATTTGGGATCCCGTCGTTGCCGAACTGGAGGACGCCTTCCGGGTGATCGCCCCCGACACGCGGGGCCAGGGCGATTCGGAGGCGCCGCCACGCCGGGAGGACTGCCGGTGGGAACTTTCGGGGCACGATCTCCTCGCCATTCTGGACCATTTCGGAATCTCACGGGGTATTGGGGCCGTCGGGCATTCGGCCGGGGGCGCGCACGTGGCCTACGCCGAGCATCTTTCTCCGGGAACCATCACGCGCGCCCTCCTGATCGACGCCGTAATCGCGGATCCGGCGCTCTTTCAGGGGGAGAACGGGCTCGCCGTCAAAGTGGCGCGCCGCAAGAACACGTTCGATTCGCGCGAGGCCGCGCGCGAACGCCTTACCGGCAAGCCGCCCATGCAGCATTGGGTCCCGGAGGCTGTGGAAGCCTATCTGGCGCACGCCTTCCGAACCGACGCGAACGGCCATTGCCATTTGAAGTGCCCCGGAACCCGCGAGGCCTGGTATTACGAGCACGGCGGCGCGCCCGATATCTACGAGGCGCTGGAGTCACTCACCTTCGAGGCCGTTCTGGTGACGGGCGATAGGAGCTACGCGGCCCCCTGGATCGAGGCGCAACACGCGCGCCTGCCGCGTTCCCGTGTTGAGGTTGTGCCGGGTGCGGGGCACTTCATTCCCCAGGAGAAACCCGCCGAGACAGCGGCCCTCATTCGCGCGTGGTTCGGCGGGTGA
- a CDS encoding PmoA family protein, which yields MPAYIVPARARRIAVCALLSLLAVSAHAEFTIAHTGGQLTIYEDGAPVLVYNHGLVYPPEGVDAERYARSSYIHPLYGLDGAVITEDFPADHYHHRGVFWTWPETVIGGRKMDVWTLVGARQVYERWLLQEVEEDQVTVGVENGWFFDGEHLPKVRETIHFTVHPAAEHHRAIDFKLRFTNVCQEDVVFEGAKDKGYGGFSFRPRAENKPFVFDTAQGVSVEDALSYDTPWASVRWEKEGAPSPGVAIFQHPSNPGFPHPGWIFRHYAFLGVCWPHEQTHVLKPGDFFELQYRLLVHQGVDAAALAELFDAYVKQNEAGHGG from the coding sequence ATGCCTGCTTACATCGTCCCCGCGCGGGCCCGGCGTATCGCCGTCTGCGCCCTGCTTTCACTGCTTGCCGTGTCCGCCCATGCGGAGTTCACGATAGCGCATACCGGCGGCCAGCTCACCATCTATGAGGACGGCGCGCCGGTGCTCGTATACAACCACGGGCTGGTGTATCCGCCGGAAGGCGTGGACGCGGAGCGCTACGCTCGCTCCAGCTACATCCACCCGCTTTACGGTCTGGACGGCGCGGTTATCACAGAGGATTTCCCCGCGGATCACTACCACCACCGCGGGGTATTCTGGACCTGGCCGGAGACGGTGATCGGCGGGCGAAAGATGGATGTGTGGACGCTGGTGGGCGCGCGACAGGTCTACGAGCGCTGGCTGTTGCAGGAAGTTGAGGAGGACCAGGTGACCGTCGGCGTGGAGAACGGGTGGTTCTTCGATGGGGAGCATCTGCCCAAGGTGCGCGAGACCATTCACTTCACGGTGCATCCCGCCGCCGAGCATCACCGGGCGATCGATTTCAAACTTCGCTTTACGAATGTCTGCCAGGAGGATGTGGTATTCGAGGGCGCGAAGGACAAAGGCTACGGCGGTTTTTCGTTCCGGCCCCGCGCCGAAAACAAGCCGTTTGTGTTCGACACCGCGCAAGGGGTGTCGGTCGAGGATGCGCTAAGCTACGACACGCCCTGGGCGAGCGTGCGCTGGGAAAAGGAAGGCGCGCCCTCACCGGGCGTGGCGATCTTCCAGCACCCGTCCAACCCGGGCTTCCCCCACCCGGGCTGGATCTTCCGGCACTATGCGTTTCTCGGTGTCTGCTGGCCACACGAGCAGACGCATGTGCTGAAGCCCGGTGATTTCTTCGAGCTGCAATACCGGCTATTGGTGCACCAGGGCGTGGATGCGGCGGCGCTTGCGGAACTGTTTGATGCGTACGTGAAGCAGAATGAGGCCGGGCATGGCGGGTGA
- a CDS encoding Gfo/Idh/MocA family oxidoreductase, with protein sequence MNALKPLSRRRFLKHTRNAIAVAAAPLILPSGCVTGAGGRKAWKPRPNGHIQVGYIGCGRRANSLYGLPEPGKLVALSDIYRPRLEKLKERFTDAVLYDDYNEMLASDEIDAVVIVTPDHWHTRPVIDACRAGKDVYCEKPLTLTIDEGIQIVEAVRKHSIIAQTGSQQRSMLSCAEGMRRVLNGEIGNVQRVHTANLPSPWDCDLGEEPVPEGLNWDAWCGQTEPRGFHPLLFSPRGDGKSYPDGRPYGWISYTPYSGGEVTGWGAHSMDMIHWGLGFDYSGPVEVWPEPFAPGELSFQGKPLTGDNPWPEAAQLACPVVFRYANGVTVHMDGKGPAGGGLFLGDEGGINIARGVYEFKRNGADKIRVEEPAGRSDTVEHLRNWFECIQTREKPAAELEIGHRSATACHLGNIARWLGRKITWNPEKEAFVNDPEATAYIKRNQRKGYETA encoded by the coding sequence ATGAATGCCCTGAAGCCCCTTTCCCGCCGCCGCTTTCTGAAGCATACGCGCAATGCCATCGCCGTCGCCGCGGCCCCGCTCATCCTGCCTTCGGGCTGCGTCACGGGCGCCGGCGGCCGCAAAGCGTGGAAGCCCCGCCCGAACGGCCATATCCAAGTCGGATACATCGGCTGCGGCCGCCGCGCCAACAGCCTGTACGGCCTGCCCGAGCCCGGAAAACTCGTCGCCCTGTCCGACATTTACCGCCCGCGCCTGGAAAAGTTGAAGGAGCGTTTCACGGATGCCGTCCTCTACGACGACTATAACGAGATGCTCGCTTCGGATGAAATCGATGCCGTGGTTATCGTAACGCCGGACCACTGGCACACGAGGCCGGTGATCGACGCCTGCCGCGCGGGCAAGGATGTCTATTGCGAAAAACCGCTCACGCTCACCATCGACGAGGGCATCCAGATTGTCGAGGCCGTCCGCAAACACAGCATCATTGCGCAGACCGGAAGCCAGCAGCGGAGCATGCTCAGCTGCGCCGAGGGAATGCGGCGGGTGTTGAACGGCGAGATCGGCAACGTGCAGCGTGTGCACACCGCCAATCTCCCCAGTCCCTGGGATTGCGATCTGGGCGAAGAACCCGTTCCCGAAGGGCTCAACTGGGACGCCTGGTGCGGCCAGACCGAACCGCGCGGCTTCCATCCATTGCTCTTTTCCCCGCGTGGCGACGGCAAGTCCTATCCCGATGGCCGCCCGTACGGCTGGATTTCCTACACCCCCTATTCCGGTGGCGAAGTGACCGGCTGGGGCGCGCACAGCATGGACATGATCCACTGGGGCCTCGGCTTCGATTACAGCGGCCCCGTGGAGGTCTGGCCGGAGCCCTTCGCGCCTGGCGAACTCTCGTTTCAGGGCAAGCCCCTCACGGGCGACAACCCCTGGCCGGAAGCCGCGCAGCTCGCGTGCCCGGTCGTCTTCCGCTACGCGAACGGCGTCACGGTCCACATGGACGGCAAGGGCCCGGCGGGCGGCGGACTCTTCCTGGGGGACGAGGGCGGCATCAATATTGCCCGCGGCGTCTATGAATTCAAACGCAACGGCGCCGACAAGATCCGGGTGGAAGAACCCGCGGGCCGCTCGGACACCGTGGAGCATCTTCGGAACTGGTTCGAATGCATCCAGACCCGCGAAAAACCCGCCGCCGAGTTGGAGATCGGCCACCGCTCCGCCACCGCCTGCCACCTGGGCAACATCGCCCGCTGGCTGGGCCGAAAAATCACCTGGAACCCGGAAAAGGAGGCGTTTGTTAACGACCCCGAAGCCACGGCGTACATCAAGCGCAACCAGCGAAAGGGCTACGAGACGGCGTAG